In a single window of the Coprothermobacter proteolyticus DSM 5265 genome:
- a CDS encoding DUF342 domain-containing protein → MNDEQPYMIKKDGVAVRCGEQGIELCMEESGMSPTKVLSTLMEMRINVEKPEVIVDAIKNPGSWVVITKEPTIPDVMIEITDDEMEAYATYLPGFCSFQLSEEEILKLLKDKSLELISDDVAKMLLHAPLERILVAKGVPPVDGEDASLEWVYQKPVNPVAEDAQYVDFKEIISKWDYVTAGTVLVEKNPPQRGTPGKTVKGRIIAAKDGRDIDLRKMAGKNTLVTEDGLKIIAKIDGVVVKEGTRVSIISQLIVSGDVDYHTGNIEDFVDAVQIMGTVREGFKVKAKTSIQVHGVVEGAQLEAGQNIKIDGVVAGNDKAVLVAGNAVMARQITKARVQAPIVIAESGVLFSHVECTDLYLTHSKARIAGSTVLAERFIVAPNVGNDLAERVVLQITAPKSLNQEYEYVARVLSEKRKEYNEIQELAKKSPTMLKLYEEKMAMTATEIETLDERIKELLTRIQDSLKKARIFVREIVYPNVEIRFGSSVYLVRNELSFVTFVFEDGQVKFYPFSSPPPIPRVIISR, encoded by the coding sequence GTGAATGATGAGCAGCCTTATATGATCAAAAAAGATGGTGTCGCCGTAAGGTGTGGTGAGCAAGGAATTGAGCTGTGCATGGAAGAATCCGGCATGAGCCCCACAAAGGTTCTAAGCACGCTCATGGAAATGCGTATTAATGTAGAAAAACCCGAGGTGATTGTTGACGCCATAAAGAATCCTGGTTCATGGGTGGTGATAACTAAGGAACCCACAATCCCTGACGTGATGATCGAAATAACCGATGATGAAATGGAAGCCTATGCCACTTATCTACCAGGTTTTTGCTCATTTCAACTGAGTGAAGAAGAGATCCTTAAGTTGTTAAAAGATAAAAGTTTAGAACTTATAAGCGATGATGTGGCAAAAATGTTACTGCATGCTCCTTTAGAAAGAATTCTTGTAGCTAAAGGGGTGCCACCCGTGGATGGGGAAGACGCATCATTAGAATGGGTTTACCAAAAACCTGTTAACCCTGTAGCTGAGGACGCACAGTATGTTGACTTTAAAGAAATCATCTCCAAGTGGGATTATGTTACTGCCGGCACAGTTCTTGTAGAAAAGAACCCCCCTCAAAGAGGAACGCCGGGTAAAACTGTGAAGGGGCGTATAATCGCTGCTAAAGATGGAAGAGATATTGATTTAAGAAAGATGGCAGGAAAGAACACCTTGGTCACGGAAGATGGACTAAAGATCATAGCCAAAATAGATGGTGTTGTGGTAAAAGAAGGCACGCGCGTTAGTATTATCTCTCAGCTGATAGTATCTGGCGACGTGGATTACCACACAGGCAACATCGAAGATTTTGTGGATGCTGTACAAATAATGGGAACAGTAAGAGAAGGCTTTAAGGTGAAAGCGAAAACCAGTATACAAGTGCATGGCGTTGTGGAAGGAGCGCAACTAGAAGCGGGACAAAATATTAAAATAGACGGTGTGGTAGCTGGAAATGATAAAGCTGTTTTGGTAGCTGGAAATGCAGTAATGGCTCGCCAAATCACAAAGGCACGGGTTCAAGCGCCCATTGTAATTGCCGAAAGTGGTGTACTATTTAGCCATGTTGAATGCACCGATTTGTACCTTACACATTCGAAAGCACGCATAGCAGGCTCCACTGTTCTAGCTGAAAGATTCATTGTTGCCCCAAATGTAGGAAACGACTTAGCAGAGCGCGTAGTCTTGCAGATCACTGCTCCCAAAAGCCTAAATCAAGAGTACGAGTACGTAGCTCGAGTTTTGTCTGAGAAAAGAAAAGAATACAATGAGATACAAGAACTAGCAAAAAAATCCCCGACCATGCTAAAGTTGTATGAGGAAAAGATGGCTATGACAGCAACAGAAATTGAGACCTTGGACGAGCGCATAAAAGAACTTCTTACAAGGATACAGGATTCTCTAAAGAAAGCACGCATATTCGTCAGGGAAATAGTATATCCGAATGTGGAAATAAGGTTTGGTTCCAGTGTTTACTTAGTAAGAAATGAACTGTCTTTTGTCACCTTTGTTTTCGAAGATGGTCAAGTCAAGTTCTATCCATTTAGCAGTCCACCGCCCATACCGAGGGTGATCATATCAAGATGA
- a CDS encoding mechanosensitive ion channel family protein, with the protein MFGELNLSEEMLKLLNQIAVKGAYIFVAIAFFIVIQRITASLINSSKQKLEGRPGISGISVSFWLSFLYYVIVIVAFLGALRIAGISYTSILAGVSITGLIVGLATQNILSNLFAGMMILAQKPFDIGDSVTVGNYTGTVKAINVLTTTIETLERLEITMPNKMLVDGAIVNNTKSPTRMWNFSFYVDCWEKYPDIKAHIVNLLKADKRVLEDPIVFGELTEKGIRITVRAVAETSQLLTMSRETQDHIIDLLSELGCKPLGVTEITIQGGKSRSE; encoded by the coding sequence ATGTTTGGGGAATTAAATCTTTCTGAAGAAATGCTCAAACTACTAAACCAAATAGCTGTAAAAGGTGCGTACATATTCGTAGCTATTGCTTTCTTTATTGTTATCCAGCGCATTACTGCATCTCTAATAAACAGTTCAAAACAAAAACTTGAAGGTCGCCCAGGAATCTCAGGTATAAGCGTCAGTTTTTGGCTTTCCTTTCTTTATTACGTCATAGTTATTGTGGCATTCTTGGGAGCCCTGAGAATTGCAGGTATTTCTTACACCTCCATACTTGCAGGTGTCAGTATAACAGGACTCATCGTTGGGTTAGCTACTCAGAACATTCTCTCGAACTTGTTTGCAGGAATGATGATTCTAGCTCAGAAGCCTTTTGATATAGGAGACTCTGTGACAGTGGGAAACTACACTGGAACTGTAAAGGCCATCAATGTGTTAACTACCACTATTGAAACATTGGAGCGATTAGAGATAACCATGCCCAATAAGATGCTGGTAGATGGTGCCATTGTTAACAATACAAAAAGCCCTACGAGAATGTGGAATTTCTCCTTTTACGTAGATTGCTGGGAAAAATACCCCGATATAAAGGCCCACATAGTAAACTTACTTAAAGCTGATAAACGGGTACTGGAAGACCCCATTGTTTTTGGTGAGCTCACTGAAAAAGGCATAAGAATAACTGTTCGTGCCGTCGCAGAAACCAGTCAGTTACTTACTATGAGCCGCGAAACTCAAGACCACATCATCGACTTGTTGTCTGAATTGGGCTGTAAGCCTTTGGGGGTAACGGAAATTACCATTCAGGGAGGTAAATCGCGTAGTGAATGA
- a CDS encoding metal ABC transporter substrate-binding protein, giving the protein MIVNKSHREKMFRVVACVVIGLLLVSCTRRESVSQVAVLGSPAYAVTSEIAAEGEIVNATPLGSDPHYMEFTSSVARVLEQSKAVIALGASADRKMVSELSKPKLFLLPEGLEDPHVWLSPKRVLAWVPQIQSFLDEQFPNTKNVHAQNAEKFMAALQELDANFEKLRGYCFVTQHPAFTYVEQDYGWRVLGTLEVGEAEISPKQLTALMEALKSEQNCLLLLNPYEPSKTAEMLSEQLGLPSVDFDILEVATRSYSSIMAENIDGVLHALRQ; this is encoded by the coding sequence ATGATCGTGAACAAATCACACCGAGAAAAGATGTTTCGTGTAGTAGCTTGTGTCGTCATCGGCTTACTCTTGGTGTCATGTACAAGAAGAGAATCCGTTTCACAAGTTGCTGTTTTGGGGAGCCCTGCCTATGCTGTGACCAGTGAGATCGCTGCTGAAGGTGAAATCGTAAACGCTACACCGCTGGGAAGTGATCCGCACTATATGGAGTTTACCTCGTCGGTGGCTAGGGTGCTCGAGCAGTCAAAGGCTGTCATTGCGCTGGGTGCTTCAGCTGATAGGAAAATGGTCAGCGAGCTGAGCAAGCCAAAGCTTTTCCTACTGCCAGAAGGACTTGAGGACCCCCATGTTTGGCTCTCACCGAAAAGGGTCTTGGCATGGGTGCCACAAATACAATCCTTTCTGGATGAGCAGTTCCCTAATACAAAAAATGTACATGCACAAAACGCTGAAAAGTTCATGGCTGCCCTACAAGAGCTTGACGCCAACTTTGAAAAGCTCAGGGGGTATTGTTTTGTGACCCAGCATCCGGCTTTCACTTATGTGGAGCAGGATTATGGTTGGCGCGTTCTGGGGACTTTGGAAGTGGGGGAGGCAGAGATTTCTCCTAAGCAGCTTACCGCTCTTATGGAAGCGCTGAAGAGCGAACAAAATTGCCTGCTTTTACTCAATCCTTACGAACCATCAAAAACAGCTGAAATGTTAAGTGAGCAACTGGGTTTGCCTTCGGTTGATTTTGATATTCTGGAAGTGGCTACAAGAAGTTATTCTTCCATCATGGCAGAGAATATTGACGGTGTCCTCCATGCTCTTAGGCAGTGA
- a CDS encoding metal ABC transporter ATP-binding protein, whose protein sequence is MFDDSIILSVENLSVGYEKPLVSNLRFFVREGDCLGIVGPNGAGKSTLVRTLLGLIPPLSGSVSFLGEKMEEVKPEKRIRLGYVPQRTTVDLSFPVNLRDVIYVSLVNKLRLNMLSSSTLDDVIRSVLNRFGFDDPNTPLRKLSGGQLQRLLIARAFVNEPILTIMDEPTSNLDPAFTERFYEILAQEKEKGNAFILVSHDVEGISRIVNKCLTISFEGWELKDHA, encoded by the coding sequence ATGTTTGATGACTCAATCATATTGTCCGTGGAAAACTTATCTGTGGGCTATGAGAAGCCGTTGGTTAGCAATTTGCGTTTCTTTGTAAGAGAAGGTGACTGCTTAGGTATTGTAGGACCGAACGGAGCAGGGAAAAGTACGCTGGTGCGTACTCTTCTTGGTCTCATACCTCCGCTATCTGGTTCCGTGAGCTTTCTTGGCGAAAAGATGGAAGAAGTGAAACCCGAGAAAAGAATTAGACTGGGGTATGTACCTCAACGCACAACGGTGGACCTTTCCTTTCCGGTGAACCTTAGAGACGTGATTTACGTGTCCCTTGTAAACAAACTCCGGCTAAATATGCTAAGCTCAAGTACCCTTGACGATGTAATCCGGTCTGTGCTTAATAGATTCGGGTTCGATGATCCCAACACCCCTTTGAGAAAACTATCGGGTGGTCAGCTCCAAAGACTATTGATCGCACGTGCCTTTGTTAACGAGCCAATACTAACCATCATGGACGAACCCACTTCCAACTTAGACCCGGCCTTTACCGAAAGGTTCTATGAGATTCTTGCTCAAGAAAAAGAAAAAGGCAATGCTTTCATATTGGTTTCGCACGACGTGGAAGGGATCAGTCGGATTGTGAACAAGTGCCTTACCATAAGCTTTGAAGGATGGGAGCTGAAAGATCATGCTTAG
- a CDS encoding metal ABC transporter permease: MLSFDFVQRALLEIMLLSVGLGLLTILVNLRDLGVLGTGIGHAAFTGGVIGILLGAPWLWTILTGMLVALLSQRIEGKRVSSANSVIVAFTFILAFGLILSYFVPGQVSTVMGLLFGSMLGVDSFDIMLTSVATLLLVVFFVRHYWEILSTTFDEEYSSVVGMPVKMLKIVISVLLAFYITVTIRAVGTLMMEALLVIPGAVALQLTDSYHTSWKISMVLIAVSGVASLILAFYWNLPVSPLMVVILSLSFLVARFVFPQK, translated from the coding sequence ATGCTTAGCTTTGATTTTGTTCAACGTGCCCTGCTAGAAATCATGCTTCTCTCAGTCGGTTTGGGGTTGCTCACCATATTGGTGAACTTGCGCGATCTGGGAGTACTGGGTACAGGCATTGGGCATGCAGCTTTCACAGGCGGAGTTATAGGAATTCTACTTGGAGCTCCGTGGCTTTGGACCATTTTAACAGGCATGCTTGTAGCTTTGCTGTCTCAAAGAATTGAAGGAAAGAGAGTATCTAGCGCTAACTCAGTAATTGTGGCTTTTACCTTTATCTTGGCCTTCGGGCTCATACTTTCCTACTTTGTTCCGGGGCAGGTTTCTACGGTTATGGGTCTACTTTTCGGCTCCATGTTGGGCGTTGATTCTTTTGATATTATGCTCACGTCGGTCGCTACGTTGCTGCTTGTAGTTTTTTTTGTAAGGCACTATTGGGAAATACTAAGTACCACTTTTGACGAAGAATATTCTTCCGTGGTGGGTATGCCTGTAAAGATGCTCAAGATTGTCATCTCAGTTCTCTTGGCCTTTTACATTACGGTCACCATAAGAGCAGTAGGCACGCTCATGATGGAAGCACTACTGGTGATCCCGGGTGCTGTGGCATTACAGTTGACAGATTCCTACCACACATCCTGGAAGATATCCATGGTTTTAATAGCCGTTTCTGGGGTAGCTAGTTTGATCCTGGCATTTTACTGGAACTTACCAGTTTCTCCTTTAATGGTAGTCATCTTGTCTCTCTCTTTCCTTGTTGCTCGTTTCGTATTTCCGCAAAAGTAG
- a CDS encoding ABC transporter ATP-binding protein: MIEVRELRKSFGQVQALKGISFHCEPGKVTGLLGPNGAGKTTTIRILSTILKPLSGTATVNGFDVVRESDKVRASLGVVLENTGLYRRLSGDENVLYFADLADVPRGEALERMQFLYKLLEIDYGKRQAGTYSKGMAQKINLVRSVIHDPPVLILDEPTAGLDVPSTVAVRTFVEQQKEAGKTVLLSTHLMNEVELLCDYVYIINLGLIVAEGTPEELKKRTQSSNLEEAFMKVVKE, translated from the coding sequence GTGATTGAAGTTCGGGAGCTACGAAAGAGTTTCGGCCAGGTTCAAGCGCTCAAAGGTATTTCTTTCCACTGCGAACCCGGAAAAGTGACAGGGCTTTTAGGCCCAAACGGAGCTGGGAAAACCACCACCATAAGAATCTTAAGCACCATTCTCAAGCCCCTAAGTGGTACTGCCACAGTAAATGGTTTCGATGTTGTAAGAGAGTCAGACAAAGTGAGAGCATCTTTGGGTGTGGTTCTTGAGAATACAGGTCTTTACCGTCGACTTAGCGGTGACGAGAACGTGCTTTATTTTGCAGATCTTGCCGATGTGCCCAGGGGCGAAGCTCTAGAAAGGATGCAGTTTCTCTACAAACTGCTTGAAATTGATTACGGGAAGCGGCAGGCTGGAACTTACTCCAAGGGGATGGCACAGAAGATTAACTTGGTGCGGTCCGTTATTCATGATCCCCCTGTTCTGATCCTTGACGAGCCAACAGCTGGATTGGATGTTCCCAGCACTGTAGCGGTTAGAACATTTGTGGAGCAGCAGAAAGAAGCTGGGAAGACTGTACTATTAAGCACACATCTGATGAATGAAGTAGAGCTACTGTGTGACTATGTGTACATAATCAACCTGGGCCTCATAGTGGCTGAGGGAACGCCTGAAGAACTTAAAAAGCGAACTCAGAGTAGTAACTTGGAAGAAGCATTTATGAAGGTGGTGAAGGAATGA
- a CDS encoding ABC transporter permease, which yields MKSIFAVMKKEIKEAFRDRRTLIMSVLLPAVLVPAIVLGIFYFEGRTVEKQNADGFTVAFQGSQELRSFLSQAKLEVIEVQDVEKAVLEKEADVGLIEEYTSSQSKVVVVTSYASGTSGDSAASYLNSILPLYREQRIKDYLSQKGINEDVFSLVVVQSKQVGEPMAFAKFFLAYLVSLVMLTSGFVGNVYLGTDIGAGEKERGTLESLLATPVSRFSIAMGKWLALSALNCMGTLISLLSFTFSYSYAMTHFDMGLGLATGGSALAIWGAGIWAMIIGAVLLSLTGGALQFIISMYSRNMREAQLYLGQMGMVILPFIFILMPAFTNASTMPAWVFFVPIVNASAVTYNVIIGSVVWPLVGAALLIDVAVAVLLAFVISKFMNRESVILRM from the coding sequence ATGAAATCCATTTTTGCTGTCATGAAAAAGGAAATTAAGGAGGCCTTCAGGGATAGACGTACGCTCATAATGAGTGTACTCCTTCCAGCAGTTCTCGTTCCTGCCATTGTGCTTGGCATCTTCTATTTTGAAGGGAGAACGGTGGAAAAGCAAAATGCAGATGGCTTTACGGTAGCTTTCCAAGGGAGCCAGGAACTTCGATCATTTCTAAGTCAAGCTAAATTAGAAGTCATAGAAGTCCAGGATGTGGAAAAAGCAGTTTTGGAAAAAGAGGCGGACGTGGGACTCATTGAAGAATACACATCGTCTCAATCTAAGGTTGTTGTAGTTACGTCGTATGCCTCAGGTACCAGTGGAGATAGTGCAGCTAGTTACCTTAACAGTATTCTTCCTCTTTATAGGGAGCAGCGCATCAAAGATTACTTGAGCCAAAAGGGCATAAATGAGGACGTTTTTTCTTTGGTAGTGGTGCAGAGTAAACAAGTAGGGGAGCCTATGGCTTTTGCCAAGTTCTTCTTGGCCTATCTGGTTTCACTGGTCATGCTTACCAGTGGTTTTGTGGGAAACGTGTACCTCGGAACAGATATTGGAGCAGGTGAAAAAGAGCGAGGCACACTGGAGAGCTTGCTGGCTACACCCGTATCCAGATTCTCTATTGCTATGGGCAAGTGGCTTGCTTTGTCCGCCCTAAACTGCATGGGTACACTCATTTCACTGCTTTCCTTCACGTTTTCCTACTCCTATGCTATGACCCATTTCGACATGGGCTTAGGCCTTGCCACTGGAGGTTCAGCACTTGCCATCTGGGGTGCTGGTATCTGGGCCATGATCATAGGCGCAGTTTTGCTTTCCCTAACAGGTGGTGCTCTTCAGTTTATTATCTCCATGTACAGCCGCAACATGAGGGAAGCTCAGCTTTATTTGGGACAAATGGGCATGGTGATTCTGCCTTTTATCTTCATACTCATGCCGGCGTTTACCAATGCTTCAACCATGCCTGCCTGGGTTTTCTTCGTACCCATTGTCAATGCTTCTGCAGTTACATATAATGTCATCATTGGCAGCGTTGTATGGCCCTTGGTAGGCGCTGCTCTTCTCATAGATGTGGCTGTAGCTGTACTTCTGGCGTTTGTCATAAGCAAATTTATGAATAGGGAAAGCGTAATATTGAGAATGTAA
- a CDS encoding DUF948 domain-containing protein, which yields MMLTNWQVFFIAFPLWVFAVTLIVFLFLILQALRKYGDEIKKSLEDLQVDIKQITSSAATEVPEILRNASETSEEVKQITSNLKQFSAVLPYVVRPNWTTIALKVLPSVLSFLHIGKGKKVK from the coding sequence ATGATGTTGACAAATTGGCAAGTGTTTTTTATCGCTTTTCCGCTTTGGGTATTTGCCGTTACGCTAATTGTGTTTCTCTTTTTAATTCTTCAAGCTTTAAGGAAGTATGGTGACGAAATAAAAAAGAGTTTAGAAGATTTGCAGGTGGACATAAAGCAGATTACCAGCAGCGCGGCTACAGAGGTTCCGGAAATCTTAAGAAATGCCAGTGAGACTTCCGAAGAAGTCAAGCAAATTACGTCCAACTTAAAACAATTCAGCGCAGTCCTTCCATATGTGGTAAGACCAAATTGGACAACGATTGCTTTGAAGGTGCTCCCGTCCGTTCTATCGTTCTTGCACATCGGCAAAGGTAAGAAGGTAAAATAA
- a CDS encoding YtxH domain-containing protein — protein MDDIRDTLRVAGLFAAGVLIGTVCGLLLAPMSGAEMRGVVKEKALSLKEKTLEKAEQLKEKAQELTKKAEDMISEQVVEIEEELAEEEGKED, from the coding sequence ATGGATGATATCCGTGATACTCTTCGGGTAGCGGGCTTGTTTGCCGCTGGTGTTTTGATCGGTACTGTTTGTGGGCTTCTCTTAGCTCCCATGTCGGGAGCTGAAATGAGGGGAGTAGTTAAAGAGAAAGCTCTTAGTCTTAAGGAAAAAACTCTCGAGAAAGCTGAACAGCTAAAAGAAAAGGCTCAAGAGCTAACAAAGAAAGCAGAAGATATGATCAGTGAACAGGTAGTAGAAATCGAAGAAGAACTGGCAGAAGAAGAGGGAAAAGAAGACTAA
- a CDS encoding DnaJ C-terminal domain-containing protein, whose product MKDYYEILGVPEDASVDEIKKKYRELVKQYHPDLNKGDEEAAKRMAEINEAYQVLTDPKKRAEYDAMRKGGVGFSSEYYRPGQGFDFFDSIFRDFFTDFPFGSSFFNRTATKTKPRGTDINLEVTLSLKDVVTGCTKSLRFFRDELCEECHGTGAKDGKTKTCERCHGTGVVENRQSTPFGVFITQTTCPTCHGAGSVPEQVCPVCHGTGVVKRQRTLDLQIPPGIENNDVITLKGQGNAVKDGASGDINVTVKIIIPPPWRRKGKDLYTEVHVPYYHAILGGKIKVTTATGEEKELLLEPGTQPDQEYILANEGVPDKSGRYRGDLHVTIKVDLPSKLSPQERKFLEEIRKLHEGDNKKRFGLFN is encoded by the coding sequence ATGAAGGATTACTATGAAATTCTTGGTGTACCGGAAGACGCATCAGTAGATGAAATCAAGAAAAAGTACCGAGAACTGGTAAAACAATACCACCCTGACTTAAACAAGGGTGACGAGGAAGCCGCTAAGCGCATGGCGGAAATAAACGAAGCGTACCAGGTTCTCACCGATCCAAAGAAGAGGGCTGAGTACGACGCCATGCGCAAAGGTGGCGTTGGCTTTAGTTCTGAGTACTACAGGCCAGGACAGGGTTTTGATTTCTTTGACTCCATATTCCGTGATTTCTTTACTGACTTTCCTTTCGGATCTTCTTTCTTCAATAGAACTGCCACTAAAACAAAGCCGAGGGGCACTGACATAAACTTGGAAGTAACGCTATCACTCAAAGACGTTGTAACAGGCTGCACAAAGTCGCTACGTTTCTTCCGTGATGAACTCTGCGAAGAATGCCATGGCACAGGTGCCAAAGATGGCAAGACAAAAACCTGTGAAAGATGCCACGGCACTGGTGTAGTGGAAAACAGACAGAGTACACCTTTTGGTGTATTCATCACCCAAACCACGTGTCCCACGTGCCATGGTGCAGGTTCAGTGCCTGAACAAGTCTGTCCAGTGTGCCATGGTACTGGTGTGGTTAAAAGGCAGAGAACCTTGGATTTGCAGATTCCACCTGGCATAGAAAATAACGATGTGATTACATTAAAGGGACAAGGCAACGCCGTAAAAGATGGCGCAAGCGGAGACATTAACGTCACAGTGAAGATAATTATCCCTCCACCATGGCGCAGAAAAGGAAAGGATCTTTACACGGAAGTGCACGTGCCTTATTACCATGCCATATTGGGTGGAAAGATTAAAGTGACCACTGCCACAGGGGAAGAAAAGGAGCTACTCCTTGAACCAGGAACACAACCAGACCAAGAGTACATTCTGGCTAACGAAGGCGTTCCTGACAAAAGCGGTCGTTACAGAGGAGATTTGCATGTAACCATTAAGGTGGATTTGCCGTCAAAACTAAGTCCTCAGGAGCGTAAGTTCCTTGAAGAGATACGAAAACTCCACGAAGGTGACAACAAGAAGAGGTTTGGCTTATTCAACTAA
- the dnaK gene encoding molecular chaperone DnaK: protein MAKIIGIDLGTSNSCAAVMLGGKPTIIPSAEGTTMYGKTVPSVVAFTKDGQILVGEPARRQAAMNPEGTITGIKRKMGTRETIQVFGKTYTPEQISAFILQKIKKDAEAFLGEPVSKAVITVPAYFNDAQRQATKDAGAIAGLEVVRLINEPTAAAFAYGLDKANQELKIMVFDFGGGTLDVTIMDFGHGVFQVVSTSGDTQLGGRDMDKVLMDYVLEEFQRESGIDLRNDRMAMIRVNEAVEKAKIELSSVLETDISLPFIAMKDGQPVHLQMKVTRAKLEQLVRPIVEKTAGPIEQALKDAQLTPNDIDKIILIGGPTRMPIVRDFVEQFMGKPVERGIDPMEAVAMGAAIQAGIIEGTVNDIVLVDVTPLSLGVETVGGIMTTLIPRNTPIPVTKSEIFTTATDFQTSVQIHVLQGERPLAKDNLSLGQFILDGIPPAPRGVPQIEVTFSIDANGILSVTAKDKATGKSQQITITNSTRLTEEEIERMRKEAEMYADEDRRRKEEIETRNQADTYVYQARKLLKENEGKLPDDIVKEITEKVDNLEKALRDNQPAEQLKQLMEDVITAMGKAGAYLYQSGGGQQPGGDGSDNTTDQGPQGEVH from the coding sequence ATGGCCAAGATCATAGGAATAGATCTGGGAACATCAAACTCTTGTGCCGCAGTTATGCTGGGTGGCAAACCTACAATCATTCCATCTGCCGAAGGAACTACCATGTACGGCAAGACAGTGCCATCGGTTGTTGCATTCACTAAAGATGGTCAAATACTCGTGGGTGAACCAGCCAGAAGGCAGGCAGCCATGAACCCCGAAGGAACTATAACGGGCATAAAGAGAAAAATGGGCACACGGGAAACTATCCAGGTTTTCGGTAAAACATACACGCCTGAACAAATTTCAGCTTTTATTCTACAAAAGATAAAGAAGGACGCGGAGGCTTTCTTAGGAGAGCCTGTTAGCAAAGCTGTCATAACCGTACCTGCTTATTTTAACGATGCCCAAAGACAGGCCACAAAGGATGCAGGTGCCATTGCGGGCTTGGAAGTTGTCAGACTTATTAACGAGCCCACGGCAGCTGCTTTTGCATACGGCTTGGACAAAGCGAACCAAGAACTGAAGATCATGGTTTTTGATTTTGGTGGTGGTACGCTGGACGTGACCATTATGGACTTTGGTCACGGAGTGTTTCAGGTAGTTTCCACCAGTGGCGATACACAGCTAGGCGGACGTGACATGGACAAAGTGCTCATGGATTACGTTCTTGAAGAGTTTCAGAGAGAATCGGGAATCGATTTGCGTAATGACAGAATGGCAATGATCAGGGTCAATGAAGCTGTGGAGAAGGCAAAGATTGAACTATCCTCAGTTTTAGAAACTGACATATCCCTACCATTCATAGCAATGAAGGACGGACAACCAGTTCATCTTCAAATGAAAGTAACCCGAGCAAAACTAGAGCAATTGGTGAGACCCATCGTAGAAAAAACTGCTGGGCCCATTGAACAGGCACTAAAAGATGCTCAATTAACACCCAATGACATAGACAAGATTATTCTCATAGGTGGACCTACACGTATGCCCATCGTGAGAGATTTTGTTGAACAGTTCATGGGAAAACCAGTGGAAAGAGGCATCGACCCCATGGAAGCTGTAGCAATGGGCGCTGCAATACAGGCTGGTATAATCGAGGGAACCGTTAACGATATTGTACTGGTGGATGTTACCCCACTATCACTGGGTGTAGAAACGGTTGGTGGCATCATGACTACGCTGATCCCTAGGAATACACCTATCCCAGTAACAAAATCAGAAATCTTCACCACAGCAACAGATTTCCAAACCAGTGTGCAAATACATGTGCTCCAAGGAGAAAGGCCACTGGCAAAGGACAACTTATCTTTGGGGCAATTCATCCTAGATGGTATACCACCTGCACCACGTGGTGTGCCACAAATAGAAGTCACCTTTAGCATTGATGCTAACGGTATCTTAAGCGTAACGGCAAAAGACAAAGCCACAGGAAAGAGTCAGCAAATCACCATCACCAACAGCACACGCTTGACTGAAGAAGAAATCGAGCGAATGCGGAAAGAGGCAGAGATGTACGCTGACGAAGACCGCAGACGTAAGGAAGAAATTGAAACAAGAAACCAAGCTGACACATATGTTTATCAAGCCAGGAAACTCTTAAAGGAAAATGAAGGGAAGCTCCCCGATGACATCGTCAAAGAGATAACAGAAAAGGTCGATAACTTAGAGAAAGCCCTAAGAGACAATCAGCCGGCAGAACAGCTAAAACAGCTCATGGAAGATGTAATTACCGCCATGGGAAAGGCAGGTGCTTATTTGTACCAGAGCGGTGGTGGACAGCAGCCCGGAGGAGATGGCAGTGATAACACCACCGATCAAGGGCCACAAGGAGAAGTCCACTAA